Proteins encoded together in one Streptomyces sp. B1I3 window:
- a CDS encoding ABC transporter substrate-binding protein, which translates to MPRTWHISAFTLITLVTLALTGCGSGDPAAAPPAGAGPVARGRLPTADVVSSVKRNEDAARLLPAKVRASGTLTLASAVGAPPGAFYLEDGRTLAGADIDFADAVARALGLELEREVASFEAILPALDSGKYDVGTGNFGVTDERRRTIDFVTYINDGQGFAVRDDSPLEEVTDLTRLCGLTVATGAGTTFEATLEAGRHVCSDAGRKAYDVRTYADQAAIWISLRQGRSDVVMSTINGLRYAVTQQEGLRFIDEFKRLDVGFAFRKGTPLAPAFQAAVNGLKTDGTYDRILEKWGTGESAIRTSRISPPELR; encoded by the coding sequence ATGCCCCGAACCTGGCACATCTCTGCCTTCACCCTGATCACCCTGGTCACGCTCGCGCTCACCGGCTGCGGGTCGGGAGACCCGGCCGCCGCCCCACCGGCAGGAGCCGGGCCCGTGGCCAGGGGGAGGCTCCCGACGGCCGACGTGGTCTCGTCGGTGAAGCGGAACGAGGACGCGGCGAGGCTGCTGCCGGCGAAGGTCCGCGCCTCGGGCACCCTCACGCTCGCTTCCGCTGTCGGCGCGCCTCCCGGAGCGTTCTACCTGGAGGACGGCAGGACCCTGGCCGGCGCGGACATCGACTTCGCGGACGCGGTGGCCAGGGCGCTCGGGCTGGAACTCGAGCGGGAGGTCGCCTCGTTCGAGGCGATCCTGCCCGCCCTGGACAGCGGGAAGTACGACGTGGGCACCGGCAACTTCGGGGTGACCGACGAGCGCAGAAGGACCATCGACTTCGTGACGTACATCAACGACGGCCAGGGCTTCGCCGTCCGCGACGACAGCCCGCTGGAGGAGGTCACCGACCTCACCCGGCTCTGCGGCCTGACCGTCGCCACCGGCGCCGGGACGACGTTCGAGGCGACACTGGAGGCCGGCAGACACGTGTGCTCCGACGCGGGCCGGAAGGCGTACGACGTGAGGACGTACGCCGACCAGGCCGCCATCTGGATCTCGCTCCGGCAGGGCCGCAGCGATGTCGTCATGTCGACGATCAACGGGCTGCGCTACGCCGTGACCCAGCAGGAGGGCCTGCGCTTCATCGACGAGTTCAAGCGGCTCGATGTCGGCTTCGCCTTCAGGAAGGGCACACCGCTGGCCCCCGCGTTCCAGGCCGCGGTCAACGGCCTGAAGACGGACGGGACCTACGACCGCATCCTGGAGAAGTGGGGCACCGGCGAGTCCGCGATCCGGACTTCACGCATCTCGCCGCCGGAGCTCAGGTGA
- a CDS encoding amino acid ABC transporter permease gives MSAQTATLPPPVPAPSAEDTGNTALRIVPVRRTGRRAAAVAVLLLLAAVLVSVVRNDAFQWDVVGEHLTTASVLRGLGLTLWLTGLVMVLGFALGTLLAVLRLSGNPVLRAVSWGYVWLFRSTPILVQLLFWFNIGALYPTILGVDTVDLLGPVTVAVIGLTLHEAAYAAEVVRGGILSVGHGQLGAARSLGLRPWRRLRRIVLPQAMRSIVPPAGNMLIGTLKGTSVVSIIAVQDLLYSVQLVYHRTYQVIPLLLVATLWYVAVTSLLSAGQYYVERHYARGTAGTR, from the coding sequence ATGTCCGCGCAGACAGCCACCCTTCCCCCGCCGGTCCCCGCCCCGTCCGCCGAGGACACCGGGAACACCGCCCTCCGTATCGTGCCGGTCCGCCGAACAGGACGGCGGGCGGCGGCCGTCGCCGTCCTCCTGCTCCTCGCGGCGGTCCTGGTCTCCGTGGTCCGCAACGACGCGTTCCAGTGGGACGTCGTCGGCGAGCACCTCACCACCGCGTCCGTGCTCCGGGGCCTCGGCCTGACCCTGTGGCTGACAGGTCTCGTGATGGTGCTCGGCTTCGCCCTCGGCACCCTCCTCGCCGTGCTCCGGCTCTCCGGAAACCCGGTGCTCCGGGCCGTCAGCTGGGGGTACGTCTGGCTGTTCCGGTCCACCCCGATCCTGGTGCAGCTGCTGTTCTGGTTCAACATCGGCGCCCTGTACCCGACGATCCTGGGTGTCGACACGGTCGACCTCCTCGGCCCGGTCACCGTCGCGGTCATCGGCCTCACCCTCCACGAGGCCGCGTACGCCGCCGAGGTCGTCCGCGGCGGCATCCTCTCCGTCGGGCACGGACAGCTGGGAGCCGCCCGGTCGCTCGGCCTCCGGCCGTGGCGCCGGCTGCGGCGGATCGTACTGCCGCAGGCCATGCGCTCCATCGTCCCGCCCGCCGGGAACATGCTGATCGGCACGCTCAAGGGAACCTCCGTCGTCAGCATCATCGCCGTGCAGGACCTGCTGTACTCGGTCCAGCTCGTGTACCACCGCACCTACCAGGTCATCCCGCTGCTGCTCGTCGCCACCCTCTGGTACGTCGCCGTCACCTCGCTGCTGTCCGCCGGGCAGTACTACGTGGAGCGCCACTACGCACGCGGCACCGCGGGCACCCGATGA
- a CDS encoding FAD/NAD(P)-binding domain-containing protein, with translation MSGVPALVVIGGGPRGTGVIERIAANAGELYGDRPLDIHLVDPYPPGGGRIWRQDQSPLLRMNSMAEDVTMFTDDTVRMDGPVRPGPALDAWAGDVARGRTGVEAAPDVLEEIRTLGARDFPSRRLQSVYLRWVYEQAVAALPPGITVHEHRTSAWHVSGPRDGRQRVRLDGRPEPLLADLVVLTVGHLDAEPDTGQRELTAFAARHGLVHLPPDFTADSDLSALPAGRPVIVRGFGLAFVDLMVLLTEGRGGRYENGTYLPSGREPVLYVGSRRGVPYHSKIGYPLLGERPPLPSHFGPTQVEALLKEGGTADFRRDLWPLIVKELGHAHYHRLFTAHPERTSVARADFEEKYAVAEPGSPELEALITGAVPDPADRLDLEALDRPLDGVRHASYDSLQDGLRDYITADLERRHDPRHSPDLAVFLGLLSVYGQLVRLGEAGDHWHGFFSHLASGPPGPRLRSLLALSRAGVVRFLGAGITVEADEERGLFRAGSATVPGDHVTARALVEARLPDPSVHRTRSPLLRALYEDGASGTGSGLLRVAPADGRVLHRDGVPHPRRFALGPYTTARSGGAFTRPRTGGPALRQNDATARAALAFLRTVGATPST, from the coding sequence ATGAGCGGCGTACCGGCGCTCGTCGTCATCGGGGGCGGCCCCCGCGGCACCGGCGTCATCGAGCGCATCGCCGCCAACGCCGGTGAGCTGTACGGGGACCGGCCCCTGGACATCCACCTCGTCGACCCGTACCCGCCCGGCGGTGGCCGGATCTGGCGGCAGGACCAGTCCCCCCTGCTCCGGATGAACTCCATGGCCGAGGACGTCACCATGTTCACCGACGACACGGTGCGCATGGACGGCCCCGTACGGCCGGGGCCCGCCCTGGACGCCTGGGCCGGGGACGTGGCGCGGGGACGGACCGGGGTCGAGGCAGCCCCCGACGTCCTGGAGGAGATCCGGACGCTCGGCGCCCGGGACTTCCCCAGCCGCCGCCTGCAGAGCGTCTACCTGCGCTGGGTGTACGAGCAGGCCGTCGCCGCCCTGCCGCCGGGCATCACCGTCCACGAACACCGCACGTCGGCGTGGCACGTCTCGGGTCCGCGCGACGGCCGGCAGCGCGTCCGGCTCGACGGCCGCCCCGAACCGCTCCTCGCCGACCTCGTCGTCCTCACCGTCGGCCACCTCGACGCCGAACCCGACACCGGGCAGCGGGAGCTGACCGCCTTCGCCGCCCGGCACGGCCTCGTCCACCTCCCGCCGGACTTCACCGCCGACAGCGACCTGAGCGCGCTGCCCGCGGGCCGTCCCGTCATCGTGCGCGGCTTCGGCCTGGCGTTCGTCGACCTGATGGTGCTGCTCACCGAGGGCCGCGGCGGCCGGTACGAGAACGGGACCTACCTCCCGTCCGGGAGGGAGCCCGTGCTGTACGTCGGATCGCGGCGCGGCGTCCCGTACCACTCCAAGATCGGCTACCCGCTGCTGGGCGAACGGCCGCCCCTGCCCAGCCACTTCGGGCCGACCCAGGTGGAGGCGCTGCTGAAGGAGGGGGGAACCGCGGACTTCCGGCGCGACCTGTGGCCCCTGATCGTCAAGGAACTCGGACACGCCCATTACCACCGGCTGTTCACCGCCCACCCCGAGCGCACCTCCGTCGCACGCGCCGACTTCGAGGAGAAGTACGCCGTCGCGGAGCCGGGGAGCCCCGAACTGGAGGCCCTGATCACCGGGGCCGTCCCCGACCCCGCCGACCGGCTCGACCTCGAGGCGCTCGACCGGCCGCTGGACGGAGTGCGCCACGCGTCCTACGACAGCCTGCAGGACGGCCTGCGCGACTACATCACCGCCGACCTCGAACGCCGCCACGACCCCCGGCACAGCCCCGACCTCGCCGTCTTCCTCGGCCTGCTCTCCGTGTACGGGCAGCTGGTCCGCCTCGGCGAGGCCGGCGACCACTGGCACGGCTTCTTCAGCCACCTGGCCTCGGGGCCGCCGGGACCGCGGCTGCGCAGCCTCCTCGCCCTGTCCCGGGCCGGAGTGGTCCGCTTCCTCGGCGCCGGGATCACCGTCGAGGCGGACGAGGAACGGGGCCTCTTCCGGGCCGGCAGCGCCACCGTGCCCGGCGACCACGTCACCGCCCGGGCGCTGGTCGAGGCCCGGCTGCCCGACCCCTCCGTACACCGGACCCGCAGCCCGCTGCTGCGCGCACTGTACGAGGACGGGGCGTCCGGTACCGGCTCGGGACTGCTCCGAGTCGCCCCGGCCGACGGCCGCGTCCTTCACCGGGACGGAGTCCCGCACCCGCGGCGCTTCGCCCTCGGCCCGTACACCACGGCACGGAGCGGCGGCGCGTTCACGCGGCCCCGCACGGGTGGCCCGGCCCTCCGGCAGAACGACGCCACCGCCCGCGCGGCCCTCGCCTTCCTGCGCACGGTCGGCGCGACCCCGAGCACATGA
- a CDS encoding LLM class flavin-dependent oxidoreductase, producing MTAIRPLHLAAEIGGPPRYDAASHIALARLAERGALDFVSLGDSFARPGPDAVAVLAHVATRTSRIGLVPTVTTTHTEPFHVSSAVATLDWVSRGRAGWHADVSTTEAEARLFGRRRAAPAAALWQEAGEVADVAARLWDSWEDDAEIRDAATGRFIDRDRLHHVDFQGSTFSVKGPAIVPRPPQGRPVTVVDATTGPAREPAARYAEVVYVRASSPGQAAALRDEIRRSAAAHGRDPDGLRVLVALTVDLGDAETTPEPGLVSGPQLAGHGTYFRGGPVDLAELVTQWYRSGAVDGFHLTPLTPGRDLERIVNGTVALLQHRSLFRTFYPGGTLREHLGLARPANRYALQRTATEATTS from the coding sequence ATGACTGCCATCAGGCCACTCCACCTGGCCGCCGAGATCGGCGGCCCGCCGCGATACGACGCCGCCTCCCACATCGCACTCGCCCGACTCGCCGAACGGGGCGCGCTCGACTTCGTCAGCCTGGGCGACTCCTTCGCCCGGCCGGGGCCCGACGCCGTGGCCGTGCTGGCCCACGTCGCCACCAGGACAAGCCGGATCGGTCTCGTACCGACCGTCACCACCACGCACACCGAGCCGTTCCACGTCTCGTCCGCCGTCGCCACCCTCGACTGGGTCAGCCGGGGCCGGGCCGGCTGGCACGCCGACGTGTCGACGACCGAGGCCGAGGCCCGGCTGTTCGGCCGGCGCCGGGCCGCGCCCGCGGCCGCCCTCTGGCAGGAGGCGGGCGAGGTGGCCGACGTCGCCGCCCGGCTCTGGGACAGCTGGGAGGACGACGCGGAGATCCGGGACGCCGCCACCGGTCGGTTCATCGACCGTGACAGGCTGCACCACGTCGACTTCCAGGGCAGCACCTTCTCCGTGAAGGGCCCCGCCATCGTGCCCCGGCCCCCGCAGGGCAGACCCGTCACCGTCGTCGACGCCACGACCGGCCCGGCCCGGGAGCCCGCGGCACGGTACGCCGAGGTCGTGTACGTCCGGGCCTCCTCACCCGGGCAGGCGGCCGCGCTCCGCGACGAGATACGCCGCTCGGCCGCCGCCCACGGGCGGGACCCGGACGGCCTGCGGGTGCTGGTCGCGCTCACCGTCGACCTCGGGGACGCCGAGACGACACCCGAACCCGGACTCGTGAGCGGGCCCCAACTCGCCGGACACGGGACCTACTTCCGGGGCGGCCCCGTCGACCTGGCCGAACTCGTCACCCAGTGGTACCGGTCCGGGGCGGTGGACGGCTTCCACCTCACACCCCTCACCCCGGGCCGCGACCTCGAAAGGATCGTCAACGGCACCGTGGCCCTCCTCCAGCACCGCAGTCTCTTCCGCACCTTCTATCCCGGGGGCACGCTCCGCGAGCACCTCGGCCTGGCGCGCCCGGCCAATCGGTACGCGCTCCAGCGCACGGCCACGGAGGCGACCACGTCATGA
- a CDS encoding NtaA/DmoA family FMN-dependent monooxygenase (This protein belongs to a clade of FMN-dependent monooxygenases, within a broader family of flavin-dependent oxidoreductases, the luciferase-like monooxygenase (LMM) family, some of whose members use coenzyme F420 rather than FMN.), translated as MKQMHLAAHFPGVNSTTVWADPRSASQIDFASFEHLARIAERGKFDFFFLAEGLRLREHKGLIHDLDVVGRPESLTVLNALAAVTDRLGLAATVNATFNEPYELARRLATLDHLSAGRAAWNVVTSSDAFTGENFRRGGFLHRADRYTRAAEFVATARELWDSWTPEGVPRPFAHSGRHFGISGEFGVPRSPQGHPVVIQAGDSDEGREFAASAADVIFTRHGTLEAGQAFYADVKARLAKYGREPEDLKVMPGVTVVLGDTDAEAQENAAEIRRLQVSPQNAILALEQVWGRDLSSYDADGPLPTVDPDPDAVLAQGRVRVDDPLAVAARWRALSEAKGLSIRRTVIEATTRQSFVGSPDTVATALETFVATGAADGFILVPHLTPGGLDGFVDRVVPLLQERGTFRSDYTGPTLRSHLGLAEPVWKG; from the coding sequence ATGAAGCAGATGCACCTCGCCGCCCACTTCCCGGGCGTCAACAGCACCACCGTCTGGGCCGACCCCCGTTCCGCCAGCCAGATCGACTTCGCCTCCTTCGAGCACCTCGCCCGTATCGCCGAACGGGGGAAGTTCGACTTCTTCTTCCTCGCGGAAGGGTTGCGGCTGCGCGAGCACAAGGGACTGATCCACGACCTCGACGTGGTGGGCCGTCCCGAATCCCTCACCGTCCTGAACGCCCTGGCGGCCGTCACCGACCGCCTCGGCCTCGCCGCCACGGTCAACGCCACCTTCAACGAGCCGTACGAACTCGCCCGCCGTCTCGCCACGCTCGACCACCTCAGCGCGGGGCGCGCCGCCTGGAACGTCGTGACCTCCTCCGACGCCTTCACGGGGGAGAACTTCCGCCGCGGCGGCTTTCTGCACCGTGCGGACCGCTACACCAGGGCCGCCGAATTCGTGGCCACCGCGCGGGAGCTGTGGGACTCCTGGACGCCGGAAGGGGTCCCGAGGCCGTTCGCGCACTCGGGGCGGCACTTCGGCATCTCCGGCGAGTTCGGCGTCCCCCGCTCCCCGCAGGGACACCCCGTCGTCATCCAGGCGGGGGACTCCGACGAGGGCCGGGAGTTCGCCGCCTCGGCCGCCGACGTCATCTTCACCCGGCACGGCACCCTGGAGGCCGGGCAGGCCTTCTACGCCGACGTCAAGGCCCGGCTCGCGAAGTACGGCAGAGAGCCCGAAGACCTCAAGGTCATGCCAGGGGTCACCGTCGTCCTCGGCGACACCGACGCGGAGGCCCAGGAGAACGCCGCCGAGATCCGCCGGCTGCAGGTCTCACCGCAGAACGCCATCCTGGCCCTCGAACAGGTCTGGGGCCGCGACCTCTCCTCGTACGACGCCGACGGCCCCCTCCCCACCGTCGACCCGGACCCCGATGCGGTCCTGGCGCAGGGACGGGTCCGGGTCGACGATCCCCTGGCCGTGGCCGCCAGGTGGCGTGCCCTGTCCGAGGCCAAGGGGCTGTCGATCCGCCGGACGGTCATCGAGGCCACTACGCGGCAGTCCTTCGTCGGGTCCCCGGACACGGTCGCCACCGCCCTGGAGACGTTCGTGGCCACCGGCGCCGCCGACGGCTTCATCCTCGTACCCCACCTGACCCCGGGCGGCCTGGACGGTTTCGTCGACCGGGTCGTCCCGCTCCTCCAGGAGCGCGGAACCTTCCGTTCCGACTACACCGGGCCCACCCTGAGGTCGCACCTCGGTCTGGCGGAGCCCGTATGGAAGGGTTGA
- a CDS encoding DUF1684 domain-containing protein: protein MSTDAQQESRDGRDAEDLRKWQRWHEERVVAVAAPYGPLSLTGTHWLADHPEGRIPAVPGLWREEDDHLVLTAGAEDGLTVDGRLLDGDVRLTADRGPIDASRVARGERRLVVLSREGLWAVRDFDPLSPARHRFRTIDATPYDPDWSLDGVFRPYDTDRTIRVENADGRERGLGLSGEIAFTLDGAEHTLRAAVEPDGSLWAVFADATSGDSSYRFRFLRPDAPDGHGRVNVDFNRALLPPCAFADHFICPFPPPGNTLAVAVPAGERNRIDA from the coding sequence ATGAGCACGGACGCACAGCAGGAGAGCCGGGACGGCCGGGACGCCGAGGACCTCCGGAAATGGCAGCGCTGGCACGAGGAGCGCGTCGTCGCGGTCGCCGCACCGTACGGCCCGCTCTCCCTCACCGGCACCCACTGGCTGGCCGACCACCCGGAGGGGCGAATTCCGGCCGTACCCGGACTGTGGCGCGAGGAGGACGACCACCTCGTGCTCACCGCCGGCGCGGAGGACGGACTGACCGTCGACGGAAGGCTTCTGGACGGCGACGTCAGGCTCACCGCCGACCGCGGGCCGATCGACGCCTCGCGGGTGGCGCGGGGCGAACGGCGGCTCGTCGTCCTGAGCCGCGAAGGCCTCTGGGCCGTGCGGGACTTCGACCCCCTGTCACCGGCCCGGCACCGCTTCAGGACCATCGACGCCACCCCGTACGACCCGGACTGGTCCCTGGACGGTGTCTTCCGGCCGTACGACACCGACCGGACGATCCGCGTCGAGAACGCCGACGGGCGCGAGCGCGGGCTGGGGCTCAGCGGCGAGATCGCCTTCACCCTGGACGGAGCCGAACACACCCTCCGGGCCGCGGTGGAGCCCGACGGCTCGCTCTGGGCCGTCTTCGCCGACGCCACCAGCGGGGACAGCAGTTATCGGTTCCGCTTCCTGCGGCCGGACGCCCCCGACGGACACGGGAGGGTGAACGTCGACTTCAACCGCGCGCTGCTGCCGCCCTGCGCCTTCGCCGACCACTTCATCTGCCCGTTCCCCCCGCCCGGCAACACCCTCGCGGTCGCGGTCCCGGCCGGGGAGCGCAACCGCATCGACGCCTGA
- a CDS encoding S1 family peptidase has translation MRITRTTPRGGTARRSRALALSAGLVAIAALAVPSAGADTTGTYSAARLDALGDAVLGADVAGTAWNVDPATERLVVTVDSTVSQTEMNEIKKSAGADAGALRIEHTPGTLSKLISGGDAVHASSWRCSLGFNVRSGSTYYFLTAGHCTDGAGTWWSDSAHATVLGTTTGSSFPTDDYGIVRYTNTSVTKSGTVGNQDITSAANATIGMSVTRRGSTTGTHSGTVTGLDATVNYGGGDIVHGLIRTNVCAEPGDSGGPLYSGTRAIGLTSGGSGNCSSGGTTFFQPVTEALSAYGVSVY, from the coding sequence GTGAGGATCACGCGCACCACCCCCCGCGGCGGCACAGCGAGACGCAGCAGGGCCCTCGCACTCTCGGCCGGCCTCGTCGCCATCGCCGCCCTCGCCGTCCCGTCGGCCGGCGCCGACACCACCGGGACGTACAGCGCCGCCCGACTCGACGCGTTGGGCGACGCCGTCCTCGGCGCCGACGTCGCCGGCACCGCATGGAACGTCGACCCGGCGACCGAACGGCTCGTCGTCACCGTGGACAGCACCGTCTCGCAGACGGAGATGAACGAGATCAAGAAGTCCGCGGGAGCCGACGCGGGAGCCCTGCGCATCGAACACACCCCCGGGACCCTCAGCAAACTGATCTCGGGCGGCGACGCCGTCCACGCCTCCAGCTGGCGCTGCTCCCTCGGCTTCAACGTCCGCAGCGGCAGCACCTACTACTTCCTGACCGCCGGTCACTGCACCGACGGCGCCGGCACCTGGTGGTCCGACTCCGCCCACGCCACGGTCCTCGGCACCACGACGGGCTCCAGCTTCCCGACCGACGACTACGGCATCGTGCGGTACACCAACACCTCCGTCACCAAGTCCGGCACCGTCGGCAACCAGGACATCACCAGCGCGGCCAACGCCACGATCGGGATGTCCGTCACCCGCCGGGGCTCCACCACCGGCACCCACAGCGGCACCGTCACCGGCCTCGACGCCACGGTCAACTACGGCGGCGGGGACATCGTCCACGGCCTGATCCGCACCAACGTGTGCGCCGAGCCCGGCGACTCCGGCGGCCCGCTCTACTCCGGCACCCGGGCGATCGGTCTCACCTCCGGCGGCAGCGGCAACTGCTCCTCGGGGGGCACGACCTTCTTCCAGCCGGTCACCGAAGCGCTGAGCGCGTACGGCGTCAGCGTGTACTGA
- a CDS encoding DUF4231 domain-containing protein, which produces MSAIPGPLQSMVFRSEDLPALFHHTDAVAVARQREAVNTTRGQLALLVVGTVPAALPWHVEVAGDIQLLDATAVLAYLGVLIATYLASRRKAKSHWQLNRSAAEFIKSNCWRYAVHGSPFDTGTLHPEAVFANRIEDGLQELRKVGWVDPREEMTDAGEGLITASMRELRDRAFTVRKETYIRDRLIEQRRWYRRRRQVSRRGSLVWASTIAVLTLPALVLAALQTFGSADSFALTGTFSAAAAACLAWNEKRRHHPLVSAHSLVEEDLENMQAAMETTLTERQWAAAVFETERIVSPEHTDWLARHRM; this is translated from the coding sequence ATGTCGGCGATACCTGGGCCACTTCAGTCCATGGTCTTCCGGAGCGAGGATCTGCCCGCACTCTTCCACCACACGGACGCCGTCGCCGTCGCACGTCAGCGTGAGGCCGTCAACACCACCCGCGGTCAGCTGGCCCTCCTCGTCGTCGGTACCGTGCCCGCCGCCCTGCCCTGGCACGTCGAGGTGGCCGGTGACATCCAACTGCTCGACGCGACAGCGGTGTTGGCCTACCTCGGTGTCCTGATCGCGACGTACCTCGCCTCGCGGCGCAAAGCAAAGTCGCATTGGCAACTCAACCGCTCCGCAGCGGAGTTCATCAAGTCCAACTGCTGGCGGTACGCCGTCCACGGCTCGCCCTTCGACACGGGCACCCTGCATCCGGAGGCGGTGTTCGCCAACCGGATCGAGGACGGCCTCCAGGAGTTACGGAAGGTGGGCTGGGTGGATCCCCGGGAGGAGATGACGGACGCGGGTGAGGGTCTGATCACCGCGTCCATGCGGGAGTTACGGGACAGGGCGTTCACCGTACGCAAGGAGACCTACATCCGGGACCGGCTCATAGAGCAGCGGCGCTGGTACCGCAGGCGCAGGCAGGTCTCCCGGCGTGGCTCGCTCGTCTGGGCGAGCACCATCGCCGTACTGACGCTGCCTGCCCTGGTCCTCGCCGCACTGCAGACCTTCGGGAGCGCCGATTCCTTCGCGCTGACCGGGACGTTCTCCGCCGCCGCCGCGGCCTGCCTCGCCTGGAACGAGAAGCGCCGCCATCATCCGCTGGTCTCCGCGCACTCGCTGGTGGAGGAGGACCTGGAGAACATGCAGGCCGCGATGGAGACCACCCTCACCGAACGGCAGTGGGCGGCCGCCGTCTTCGAGACCGAGCGGATCGTCTCGCCCGAGCACACGGACTGGCTGGCCCGGCACCGGATGTGA
- the fxsA gene encoding FxSxx-COOH cyclophane-containing RiPP peptide, translating to MKTYETSPSFAIAKKSRVPLAEIDTRGPEASRKLGRVFGTAAARPTRTSTFSSAL from the coding sequence GTGAAGACCTACGAAACCTCCCCTTCCTTCGCCATTGCGAAGAAGAGTCGCGTGCCCCTCGCGGAGATCGACACGCGCGGACCCGAAGCCTCCAGGAAGCTCGGCCGGGTATTCGGCACCGCCGCGGCCCGCCCCACCCGGACTTCGACCTTCAGTTCGGCCCTCTGA